Sequence from the Diorhabda carinulata isolate Delta chromosome 5, icDioCari1.1, whole genome shotgun sequence genome:
CAACCTTTTTTTCACGGAAATAACTCGGTTCAGTTTATTTGACAGATGGATGAaaagtttgaggttagatttACTTGTTTTTTGATTGGGGCACAGTAGTTAAGGTATgggaatttattatttatatttcacttTCGTATTGACAAGTGCGAGTGGCATAAATCACAGAGTTTGCGCGTTTCGTGCCGGTTCAGGTCcgtatttaaaaatcaaaagaatattttcttaaattttttgattttattcaatcattttttataacaaaattattttttctctattttattgttttgattgctttttatttataataaacgaatTTACACCTTTTGTAACGATTCAGATCCGtacttaaaaattaattgaatattttttttaaattccttttttttaaatcactttttatcagattaatttctgttttttttattttgattgctTTTCATTCATAAGAAACGAATTTACGTTTTCGTATCGGTTCAGGTccgtatttaaaaatttaatgcagttgaaatatcatttaaaaaaatgtttttgtttttatccgATCACTTTTTATGCTACAAtctatttttatctatcttattatttttatttggaatgaGGCTGAGGATTGAggtatatgaataaaaaacaatttccatgcagtcattttataaaatatagtgAAATAACTACcgaaacataataaatataataacagTAACTATTTAATGacataattgttgataaaataataaaattttcattattacctaccaattattattaaaaaaatctaaaacaatttttgaaaacataacctcaataaaaatttaaaaattaaaaatattctggaATTTACATTGTGTCAGGTTGCCGATTGATCTTCCGTTGGTAAACCTAGACCGTTATAATAAACCAGAGCTTTTCTAACAAAATCGGGTCTGATATTATACAGGGGATGGGTTGACATCTAAAATGGAAAATAGTTTCAACACATGTTCATAGTGTAATTAGAGTTAATTGAAGCTAAAATAACTTGTGGattattttcatacaatatttgtaaatatctcatatttttagaaaaaacaacCAGAGAATCATAATTTGGTTCGATATTGATGATATCATagtagaatattaaaaaaaaatgatgaaaacataaTATTCGCAATTATGAGCTGAATTGGACATTCCGTTAGAAAATTCataggaaaaagaaaagaactaGGAATAAATTGAAGGGAACGATGAGTAATAGCTTACGTTCCATTGGATCATGGTTCTAAATCAATGATCCCATCAAACCATTAATGTTGCATCGTAGAAGATTGTATTCCTTGGAAAGAAGAAAACTAAACtgacaataatattgaaaatttaaagtttGTATTGTAAAGGGAAGCACCGAAACCCCAGGAGACTTTAACGAGTTGTTGCGTTGAAATTTGGAGGAATAGTTGTTTCTAGATGTCAAAATGACAGATCGACATGACTTGCTAAGGTTTTTTTGTAATGTAAGTGGTAAtgattttcgagtttttttacagaaatttgtTAATGCCCCCCGAGtgtaattttatatacaattcaTATCCATGACTTTTTGGGTTCTAATTGGTTAAAAAATAGTTCtagcttttgttttatcaaaaattggcttttttggtatgttttttcaaatatagatCTTTTATGGGAtgatttggtcaaaaattgaatttttttagttctAATTGGTTAAAATGTAGTTTTTTGAGTTCAATCTTGCTTGTCATGGCCTAATTAAACCGAAGTTGTAAGTATCTTAGATAATATAGTCTAAAAAGGCACTTCTAAGGTCcaattggtataaaaataatttttttagtacaaTTTAGCAAAAAATAGACTTTCTTATTGCTAATTGCttaacaaaatagttttttgacttCAATTTGGTCGAAATTTTCctttgttttgtacaatttaatgaaaaattggcttttcttGAATTATTTCGGTCAAAATGGTATCCTCTTAGTTTTAATTGGTAAAAAATGGCTCTTCAGTTTAATCTGATTAAAAATTGGCTCTCCTCCAAATTGAATTTGGTATAAAAGACTTTTCAGAGTTTTATTAagccaaaaataaaatttttcattgctaactgttgaaaaaaatggttttcaactttaaattgctcaaaaatttggttttggttgctaattgtttcaaaaaatgtttttatcacttcatatttttattgaccCATGATTAGCGGTCATTCTTTACCACTTGGAATGGGGTGTTTTTATCTATTTGGTCCATTGATTTGTCAATTGGTTAAACGATAGTTTTTTCGAGCTATTTATTGGTTTGAAGTGCCGATAAACAAAATACGGTCAGtcataataacaattttgtCAACCACTGCTATAAAATGGATCTGAAACCTCGTTAAAGTCTCCCAAGGTAAAAATACAATCctcaattatcaatattttcaactatatcACATTCATTTTACTTGTCTCGAAACAATTTTGATGTTATTTGTGCAGTTTTTTCTCAATTCGGTATCTTTTCTTCTAGATATGAATCTTTCCATTGGAGTTCGGCACCTaaattaattctttttaatttgGGGAGGTCACTTCGGACACTTACCACTTCGTTATGTTTGGATCCTAATATACTGGTAGTATCTACGAAACGTTGGGATAGTGAAAGGCCACTTATGGTATAACAAGTATGATATAGATCCCTATTCCTTCCGGGTTTATCTAAAAGTCCTCCATTCGGGTTCTGACAACACACAAGGAGGTATTCTTGCAAAGAACCATTATCAAACAAGTGTTTCTTCGGTGTATTTCCAGCTATAAGATAGATAGACGTTAATAAATAAGTTAAgttacatttgaactactttgcATATGTAATACCCTGTATAAAGTACTAATAAATATATGGTGGacatttaattatgaaaatgtttaattacCAGCGTGAAGAAGAGAGTAAATTAAAGGGAAAGCTCCTCCTTGCCAAAAGGAATAACAACCATCGACTAATTTATTTGTTCTACCTTGAAATCCACCTTCtagtttcatttgtttttgtaccAGCCACCTCTGGAACACAAGTATAACAAATAAAAGAGGAATTGGGATTGGCTCGGATGGAAAATGgggaaaattattaataaatattgtttactaGTAATGTTTATcaatttactaaaataattttacatttgtttttatttattaattattagtttatttttattttaaaaataactatattttgtttcataggGTGAAGTAGagataaattgtttaaatataagAGGGTATGCATTTCTGTACACACTGAAAGTTAAAATTGGGGTCAATGTAATTCGATGATCTTTTCATcctgatatttcaaaaatattgagataatTGACCGATCAAACTGtttgtacttttttaattttcaatcaacttggtcaaaaagtggttttttcgaaaatcgttTGGTCAAAACGTAGCTTGTCTGGCCTAATTCACGAAAAAATTGACCTTTCTTAGATTAGTTTGGTTAAAAATAGTCTCATTGTAGTTCAAATTGGTACGGTtcgtttttttgatataatctgGTCACAattactttcatttattttaattggttaaaaaaatgggttttcaagtttattttagTCAAAAGATCTGGACTTTCTCACCattaatttagtcaaaaatggttttttttggGTCCTGATTAGTTACGAAACTCATTTTTGAATTGGAAATGGtagaaaatttgcttttttggaactaaatttagtcaaaaattatcatttctggcctaatttaatgtaaaattgaGCTTTCTTGGTCAATTCCAATTGAAGGTtaggattttcttcaatttgatcaaaaattgaccttttttaactcaaaatgagtttttcttagttttaattggttacaaaaaatttttttagttcaaaacaataaaaaatttgcttttttgagTTCAATTCTGGCACCATTTCCAAATACCAATGATCATTAAACACAGTGTTTTCTCTCTTATccattttttacataatatacCATTTCCATATCCTTACAGATTGTatccaaatttttctttttaaatatacacAACTTCATCAAAACCAATATGTTCTGTAACCTAAAAACCTAAGAGACTTTAGACTTACCAATAAAGCTTTTTCATCAACTAAATGGCCTTTATTCAATATAACTAATGCAGCTAATCCACAAAATGCGTAACCTCCATGAGCTTCCATACCGGGACATCCAGAGAAACCACCTTCATAAGTTTGACAactgaaaattgagaaatagaaggatttttaagaaaaaattatcatttaattaCCTAACTATCCATTCAGCGGTATTCCTGAATAGTTCTGGTGTCATTATACCTGTGAGACTGGCGATTGAAAGGGCACAATAAGCTCCACGGATATCAATTTCTCCATTCTCGTGCATTTCAAAAGATCCATCCGGTTGCCTCACACTCCATAAAAAGTCTTGTAATTTTTTActgataacaaataaattaatacacaCAAAATATGgtaacaaatatattaattaatgtaatataaaataagttaCTTACCGATCAATCACATTTAAAGCTTCTTCAGTTCCTAAAATGACTAACGCGTTAACTGCTGCATATGTTGTTGCTAAATGGGGTATTTGACCAGGTCCACCACCGAATCCTCCTTTCGGACTTTGACATCTACAagattacaaaattataattttctattggaataaaaaataattattttccatacTTTGCTAAAAACCTTGCAACTGctctttttcttctattatcCAATTGTATTCCTATTAGAGATAAAGGATGTAAAATCCAATAGCACAACCACGGTCTACTAGCATCTAAAACCTGATAGAATCCACTGAACAGAGGTTTAActtataaaaattggaaaatgctCATTATGTTTAAATTTCCCATAATTGTTTAAACTTCACTTTGGGTAtgtttaaatgtagaaaaattacatGTATTcataaattgagaaataattatataaattaaataataactaaataaaataatgccCCACTTTCCcctatacaaaataatttaaatacaaaaagtacatttctgtgtttttttttggtgaaatgaGATACGGGAGTGGAGAAAGAGAACAGTGGGAAGAGTAAGATACAAGAAATTGGAaggaaatagtaaaaaaaaatcgataattatGTTTCAAATTATACATACCTCGTAAGACGACGAAAGATAAGTTATactatcatataaaaaattcctGTGTTTTTCTTTAAGAAGTTCgggtaaatttttattaaccttTAATTTTGTATGTAAGTCCTCGTATTTTcgtaaaactaatttttcaacATCGATCTGAAATCCACAATTCCaaccaaacaaatttttaggttaCATTTGATTTTACCTGCTCATCTGAAGTTTTCGTTGGGCAGTTTTCAAAATTGAGCGTTTGTTTTCTTATTGTAGATATAGGACGCAAATTTAACTCCATATTCTGACATAAATTAACTTATAACTTGATCTTCTATATATGAAATTAGACGTAAAGCGCAAGTTAAACAATTTATACACTatttacttcttcttctttatgtATTATAGATTATTTCCTTGTCCAAGATAGGATTTTAGATCGAATTTTAAACATACTATGCTAATTTAATAGTATCtgatatgtgaaaaatatagataaaaaagtACATATCAACAGATAATTGGAACCTTatcaaaaggaaaaaaataattaaagactataaaagaagataattataaacataGACATAGTAAAACTAGACTGGACgtcatataatttttatattttaaagtagTACCAAGTTTAGCCACTAGTTTAAAGTAGAGATCATAGACAAAGTAATACTAGACTGcgcttttaataaaattcgttttctattaaaatgagatataacaaaaacttaggaaaataaatgtaaacttctttatttaagaataaactGGAACTATCAACTTGTTTTATGACGTCACACTTAACCAGCCGATATGTTCACTTTACTTAAGCATGATGAAATGCGAAAAATCGTCTAATCGACATTCACTGACTTACGGCTGCTAGACTCttactttatatattaaaaccaCCTTCTGGAACCTTTGAATTATCAAAACAATCACAAAGATTTAATAGGCCATCCAAGAAATATCCGGCACACCAGCCAAAGCTTCGATAACATATTAGAATAGGACCGGCTTCACGATCCATATCAGTGGTCAAGCTCGATTTAATGATGAATCAAGTCGTTGGAAATTGTAGGTGTAATTTGGAAACTGAGACAAATCTAATTGAAAAGTTAGAATGTTAATgcgaatgaaaattaataaaggagctatgaaaatattgctgagaatctgaatttttataaaatatatcacttcTAGACTCTATACTCCCCACTCCTTATGATTTCTTAGCTTTAAACTGAATTATATGTATACTAAAAAGTACTTGACATCTACCGAAAACTTCAAATTCACTTGGAACTTCAATGTGTTTATATTGAGATACCAAACgaacgaataaataaataaataaattctgtaAATGGAACCCAcgatttttcttgataatttatcattttatttggTCCTGATACGGTCCTGCTCAGACGAGAAACAATTTGTTTGACACGACCTCGAATTGAGTTGCATAGTTgcattaatcaataaataattattaaaataaaaagtttcgaTGTATTGGTCACTTGAAATAGATAAAACACTGatatatgttgaaaatattttaataaagataatctaatattacaaaatatcattaatatatTGTTCGATATTTGATATATACCTGTGTTTATAACTTATTCAAAATATCTACTTCGAATTAAATTTCAGTCGACGATGTCACACAATCAGTTTTCTGTATCCGATCAAATTGTactttcttatattttgaaaataataaatcacGTAATTCTGTAGTATGAGTATAATCCCTAGTTTCGCATACTACTTTTacctaaaacaataaaatagttTAGATTGAGTAATTATAagagtaaatttaaaaataataatgtgttACCTCCACGCTAAAAACGTCTGATGTGACCCATGCCCTTTCGTGAATAATATCTTTGATAGAAACACCTacagaacaaattattttgcaTAATTCGGATATACCACCAGGTCTATCGCTAACTGTCACTTTAAATTTTACTAATCGCCCGTCTGCCGCTAAACCTCGGTCTAAGCACCTCCCCAACAGTGTTGTATCAATATTTCCACCACTCAGGATCAAAACAACCCTAAAAATAGTAGTTGTAATGTCATACTTTTAATGTGCGCCAATAAAAATCGTTAgattaattttgtgaggttaataaatttgatttacaAGTAGTAAACTtaatcaactttatttattgACAAATATGAACATAGTTATTGGTGAGTagttttcaaattcttatttagttatgtaataaaattgCAATTCTTtgtattattatacaaaaactaACAATTGTTTTGTAAcacattttaataatataaacaatttaatttttttctcgtaatGATACGTTCATGTTTGCGGTTtgctatttcatttttttttgcatcGGTCatcaccaaaaatattttttaagtttatttaataagttttcactattttttggGATTATAGATCAGTTTAATATTATTCGCTTATTAacttggaataataaaaacagtttgGAATTGAAACACAGATCGCTGTATATTTGAGATGTTGCCATATTTATTGTACTTATAGCCGAAAGTTATTGAAAGTACTAAATactttttcatgatttttaatAGTAGTGAAAGTAAATGAATACATACCTTTTTCCTTtgaattcatttaaaaatccaGCTAAAATTGCCGCTAAACCACAAGCACCTGCTCCTTCAActacacatttttcattttcgacAAATCTCAATATTGACAACGCTATCCATTCTTCTTTTACAACTATCTAACAACAGAATGACgaaattaataatagttttaattttataacaatttttatcacTTACCATTTTATCTACCAAATGTTTTGAAGTATTCCAAGCATTGTATCCGACTTGAGGTACTGCAAGTCCATCGGCCAAAGTAGATTCTATATCCGTATGCATGGGCTCCGAATTTTCGATCGCTTTAGTGTAACTGGCGCATCTTTCCGATTCTACACCCTAATTTAAAAACGTTTTGTATACAGTGTGTCACGTTAATATATACTGTAAATTACAGTGAAGTCTGATATTACTGTCCAATTAAatacttacaataattttaatactgGGATTGAGAGTTTTTACTGCTACAGCTACTCCCGCCAAAAGCCCGCCACCACCTGTTGGTACCACAACCGCGTCTATATCTTCTACTTGTTCCATGATTTCCAATCCTATGGTACCTTGACCAGCTATAGCCTGAGGATTATCGtacctaaaaaatatattaaacgaagggtttaattgattttaatttataatttagaaaataccCTAATTTAAAGGAACACAATTTTAAGTAAACACATACGTTCTTAAGGATTTTACGATATTATGACGTCATTGTGTTTAAAAGAGGTATCTCtgaacaatattaataaaaatttattatgagcTCTATCCacagttattattttttcaaatcttgaCCATATCTGTACGAAAACTTTCATTAGGGATTAAataaagattttgttttttatcttgATATATTCGAGCATTTGACAACGCCGCAATCGTTATAACAGTTGGAACTAACTTTTGTTGTTTCAATCTAATTTTGTATTCGTATTCGTATTGACCTCTTCTGACAAGCTGTCATTTTTAAGTGAATAAGTAATAGTCAAatcagttaaaaaataattaaacaaacaattagaaattagaagtaaatttattcatttgaaaataccGTCTGTAATAAAGggtaacaaacattttttatcatgaTATGAATATTGCTTAAGATTTTGATACATGAAACAGTGGGTTTTTTGTAGTGTTAAATCATTGACTATAATAATCGCATATCAATTGGATTTAGTGACAGGCTTATAGAAAAGCGTTACAGTGACGGCGGGGATATTCAGGGTGGATTAATTAacatatatttaacaaaaaccaTTATGAACTTATAGTGACGGTGGGGACATACAGGGGGAGTTTTTAGTGCGACAAGACCTTAAAATCACACATGAATCGGGATTAATGGCACCTTTAAAAAAGTATTAAGATGAGCTTATATTGAAATGCGGGGAATACAGGATGAGTTTTTAGTGCGACAAGACCTGAAAATCACATATCAATTGGATTAAGTgtcaaatataagaaaaagCGTTAAGGTAAGTTCACAGTGACGGCTGGAACATACAGTGTAAGTTTGTAGTGTgcaaaaacttgaaaatcaCATATGAATTGGATTCAGttacatatattaaaaaaaaaaaacattaaggTTAACTTATAGTGATGGTGAGGACATACAGGGGAAGTTTTTAATGCGACAAAATGTAACAAGACTTGAAAATcatatattaattgaatttggTTAGGCGTTAAGGGAAGCTTTCAGTTATGGTgacaatatacagggtgtcaaattattgaaattattaactaaaattgtaaataacgacgtgctattaaaataaattatgccTATATTTACAGGGTGGCTTATACTTGcgtatcaaaacaaatatacgTCTTTTTAAATACAACCTATGTAATAATAATCAATTCAGTATctcaatataatgaaattgtatTTGATATGTTGTTTACTCTATATATAACTATTGGAAGTTATACAGGGGCTTAATTTATAgtgatataatttgaattatacgaaatttttaatattgaaaactcTGTTAAACgttttcttgttttaaattgttggaatttttgatattttgattttttaaaagataatttaCCCATTAATAAATATCCATCCGGTTTCTTTGGCTAATTGCATAGCTCTCCTTTTCGCTTCTGCCATGTTCCTACCTTCCATGATGACGTTAGCGTTGTATTCTTTGCATTTTTGTACTTTCATTATCGGAGCTGTTATCGGCATTACTACAGTCACTGGTACTCCTAACTGATAACCATGGTAACTTAGAGCCTGCGCGTGGTTACCCAGCGAAGCTGCGATGACGCCTTTTCTCTTTTGTTCGTTGGTTAATTGGAGTAGGGCGTATCTGGCACCTCGTTCTTTGaaactaattataaaacaaaattaatatactACTTAACTTGAGAGTTTCGAAATCTAgctataaaatcaaaatataatataatatagtttttcatGAACACACCTTCcagtttgttgtaaaaaatCCTTTTTCAGAAATATATCCATTTCTGTTAACCCAGACATGTGGGAGCGctataaaaatcatcaaaatatctattaattaaattaaaaaaatgaaattgtatatCTAAAGTCGATAGGAAGTCATAAAAAAGCAAAATCAAAAgttatattttctgaaattacCAATCTAACTCCTTTATTCGGTACATGAAgttgtttcgaaaatattttcataaatacatcaaatttttaacaatataatgtttgaaattcgaaaaaataattagttttaccAACTCTTGAGTATTTCGCTATATTGAAGACTATTTTGAAGATCAGGCAACGTTGTAATTCGTTCTTTAGCCAATagtcaaacaaaaacattaaaa
This genomic interval carries:
- the LOC130893640 gene encoding protein farnesyltransferase subunit beta, whose protein sequence is MELNLRPISTIRKQTLNFENCPTKTSDEQIDVEKLVLRKYEDLHTKLKVNKNLPELLKEKHRNFLYDSITYLSSSYEVLDASRPWLCYWILHPLSLIGIQLDNRRKRAVARFLAKCQSPKGGFGGGPGQIPHLATTYAAVNALVILGTEEALNVIDRKKLQDFLWSVRQPDGSFEMHENGEIDIRGAYCALSIASLTGIMTPELFRNTAEWIVSCQTYEGGFSGCPGMEAHGGYAFCGLAALVILNKGHLVDEKALLRWLVQKQMKLEGGFQGRTNKLVDGCYSFWQGGAFPLIYSLLHAAGNTPKKHLFDNGSLQEYLLVCCQNPNGGLLDKPGRNRDLYHTCYTISGLSLSQRFVDTTSILGSKHNEVMSTHPLYNIRPDFVRKALVYYNGLGLPTEDQSAT
- the LOC130893687 gene encoding L-threonine dehydratase catabolic TdcB isoform X1, coding for MENYTKSPDDSDMSDIEVEPIFEDPLCNSKLPVRVTFEEITSAAYKIRSGIVYTPCTRSHMSGLTEMDIFLKKDFLQQTGSFKERGARYALLQLTNEQKRKGVIAASLGNHAQALSYHGYQLGVPVTVVMPITAPIMKVQKCKEYNANVIMEGRNMAEAKRRAMQLAKETGWIFINGYDNPQAIAGQGTIGLEIMEQVEDIDAVVVPTGGGGLLAGVAVAVKTLNPSIKIIGVESERCASYTKAIENSEPMHTDIESTLADGLAVPQVGYNAWNTSKHLVDKMIVVKEEWIALSILRFVENEKCVVEGAGACGLAAILAGFLNEFKGKRVVLILSGGNIDTTLLGRCLDRGLAADGRLVKFKVTVSDRPGGISELCKIICSVGVSIKDIIHERAWVTSDVFSVEVKVVCETRDYTHTTELRDLLFSKYKKVQFDRIQKTDCVTSSTEI
- the LOC130893687 gene encoding L-threonine dehydratase catabolic TdcB isoform X2; translated protein: MLRNYITRIMKEEVEPIFEDPLCNSKLPVRVTFEEITSAAYKIRSGIVYTPCTRSHMSGLTEMDIFLKKDFLQQTGSFKERGARYALLQLTNEQKRKGVIAASLGNHAQALSYHGYQLGVPVTVVMPITAPIMKVQKCKEYNANVIMEGRNMAEAKRRAMQLAKETGWIFINGYDNPQAIAGQGTIGLEIMEQVEDIDAVVVPTGGGGLLAGVAVAVKTLNPSIKIIGVESERCASYTKAIENSEPMHTDIESTLADGLAVPQVGYNAWNTSKHLVDKMIVVKEEWIALSILRFVENEKCVVEGAGACGLAAILAGFLNEFKGKRVVLILSGGNIDTTLLGRCLDRGLAADGRLVKFKVTVSDRPGGISELCKIICSVGVSIKDIIHERAWVTSDVFSVEVKVVCETRDYTHTTELRDLLFSKYKKVQFDRIQKTDCVTSSTEI
- the LOC130893687 gene encoding L-threonine dehydratase catabolic TdcB isoform X3, with translation MSGLTEMDIFLKKDFLQQTGSFKERGARYALLQLTNEQKRKGVIAASLGNHAQALSYHGYQLGVPVTVVMPITAPIMKVQKCKEYNANVIMEGRNMAEAKRRAMQLAKETGWIFINGYDNPQAIAGQGTIGLEIMEQVEDIDAVVVPTGGGGLLAGVAVAVKTLNPSIKIIGVESERCASYTKAIENSEPMHTDIESTLADGLAVPQVGYNAWNTSKHLVDKMIVVKEEWIALSILRFVENEKCVVEGAGACGLAAILAGFLNEFKGKRVVLILSGGNIDTTLLGRCLDRGLAADGRLVKFKVTVSDRPGGISELCKIICSVGVSIKDIIHERAWVTSDVFSVEVKVVCETRDYTHTTELRDLLFSKYKKVQFDRIQKTDCVTSSTEI